A single region of the Novosphingobium sp. SL115 genome encodes:
- a CDS encoding glycerophosphoryl diester phosphodiesterase membrane domain-containing protein — protein sequence MSSQQGVSAGAIFAGVGDVAMRHGRIWGLATLFMAVAYTLLDLVLPGEDLGALASFVGGIANFFVTYHVTETLLRSEGLMSTSQRNYASVLGVSILSTLGAGLGFLVLIVPGLYLFARWSIATPLVIAEGRNASDAMAESWRRTASSAWALVAVFAVYTLGVVAMIGLAITGIISVENTGAETAPALFVGNLVSTSLGMVAVLLSVAIYRALADDTSRYEDVFG from the coding sequence ATGAGCAGTCAGCAAGGCGTCAGCGCCGGAGCGATTTTTGCCGGTGTGGGCGACGTGGCGATGCGCCATGGCCGGATATGGGGGCTGGCCACGCTGTTCATGGCAGTGGCCTATACCCTCCTTGATCTTGTCCTGCCGGGTGAGGATCTGGGCGCGCTAGCCAGCTTTGTCGGTGGCATCGCCAACTTCTTTGTCACCTATCATGTCACCGAAACCCTGCTGCGCAGCGAAGGGCTGATGTCCACCAGCCAGCGCAATTATGCGTCGGTGTTGGGAGTATCCATCCTGTCGACACTGGGCGCGGGGCTGGGCTTTCTGGTGCTGATCGTGCCGGGCCTGTATCTTTTTGCGCGCTGGTCCATCGCCACGCCGCTGGTAATTGCCGAAGGGCGCAACGCATCGGACGCCATGGCCGAAAGCTGGCGGCGCACCGCATCGTCGGCATGGGCGCTGGTGGCGGTGTTTGCGGTGTATACTCTGGGCGTTGTCGCAATGATCGGGCTGGCGATTACAGGGATCATTTCGGTTGAGAACACGGGGGCCGAAACCGCACCTGCGCTGTTCGTCGGCAATCTCGTCTCCACCTCGCTGGGCATGGTTGCGGTGTTGCTGTCGGTGGCAATCTATCGCGCGCTGGCGGATGACACGTCACGTTATGAAGATGTGTTTGGCTGA
- the plsY gene encoding glycerol-3-phosphate 1-O-acyltransferase PlsY gives METILPLFVGYFMGCVPFGLILTRLTGAGDLRAIGSGNIGATNVLRTGKKGLAAATLLLDLGKGLAAVLVARHFWPGAEPLAALAAVLGHCFPVWLKFKGGKGVATLMGVALGLAWPIGLVYAVVWLGVLFASRISSLGGMCAALAAPVAAVLLGHAAYVPVLGLLALLVLFLHRENIARLRAGTEPKVGGRK, from the coding sequence GTGGAAACGATCCTGCCCTTGTTCGTCGGCTATTTCATGGGCTGCGTGCCCTTCGGCCTCATCCTCACCCGGTTGACTGGCGCGGGCGATCTGCGCGCGATCGGATCGGGCAATATCGGTGCGACCAATGTGTTGCGCACCGGCAAGAAAGGACTGGCGGCGGCAACGCTGCTGCTCGATCTGGGCAAGGGGCTGGCAGCCGTGCTGGTGGCACGCCATTTCTGGCCGGGGGCCGAACCGCTGGCTGCACTGGCAGCGGTGTTGGGGCACTGCTTTCCCGTCTGGCTGAAATTCAAGGGTGGCAAGGGCGTGGCCACGCTGATGGGCGTGGCGCTGGGCCTCGCCTGGCCGATCGGGCTGGTCTACGCCGTGGTGTGGCTGGGCGTGTTGTTTGCCAGCCGTATATCCTCGCTTGGCGGGATGTGCGCGGCGCTGGCAGCGCCTGTGGCGGCGGTCCTGCTGGGCCATGCCGCTTATGTCCCGGTGCTGGGTCTGCTGGCGCTGCTGGTGCTGTTTCTGCACCGCGAAAACATTGCCCGCCTGCGCGCCGGAACAGAACCCAAGGTTGGCGGCAGGAAGTGA
- the dprA gene encoding DNA-processing protein DprA: MNGSAAVPALSQGEAFARIRLLRSPNIGPVSYHQLMRRFGTGQAALAALPDIASRGGGRYVAADVARIEAEIAAVRRAGARYLFHDSADYPTLLTALESPPPILTVRGDAALLARPSVAVVGARNASAAAVKLSRDFATALAGMGYAVISGLARGIDSAAHRGALAGMAAGGGTVGVIASGIDITYPPENAELQEQVAVHGLLIAEMPPGTEPLARHFPHRNRIIAGLATGTLVVEAAPKSGSLITARLAAEAGREVMAIPGSPLDSRSHGCNQLIRDGAILVQTPDDVAELLAGFCGDPRSTFRETAEAFAPDVADEPADVAGLLALAPVGVDELIRQSGASAGAVQMALLELELAGRLVRHAGGRVSLAG; encoded by the coding sequence GTGAACGGAAGCGCCGCTGTGCCCGCGCTTTCGCAGGGTGAGGCGTTTGCCCGCATCCGGCTGCTGCGTTCACCCAACATCGGTCCGGTCAGCTACCATCAATTGATGCGCCGTTTCGGCACGGGGCAGGCCGCGCTTGCGGCTTTGCCGGATATCGCATCGCGCGGTGGCGGGCGGTATGTCGCCGCAGACGTAGCGCGGATAGAAGCCGAGATCGCGGCGGTGCGCCGGGCCGGTGCGCGCTATCTGTTCCACGACAGCGCGGATTATCCCACGCTTTTGACCGCGCTGGAAAGCCCGCCACCGATCCTGACGGTGCGGGGCGATGCGGCACTGCTGGCACGACCATCGGTGGCGGTGGTAGGTGCGCGCAATGCATCGGCAGCGGCGGTGAAGCTTTCGCGCGATTTTGCCACGGCATTGGCCGGCATGGGCTATGCCGTGATTTCGGGTCTGGCGCGGGGGATTGATTCTGCGGCCCATCGCGGGGCGCTGGCAGGGATGGCCGCAGGCGGGGGCACCGTGGGCGTCATCGCCAGCGGGATCGATATCACTTACCCGCCTGAAAACGCCGAGCTTCAGGAACAGGTCGCCGTCCACGGCTTGCTGATTGCCGAAATGCCGCCGGGCACCGAACCGCTGGCCCGGCACTTTCCCCACCGGAACCGCATCATCGCCGGGCTGGCGACGGGGACGCTGGTAGTGGAAGCCGCGCCAAAATCAGGCTCGCTGATTACGGCAAGGCTGGCGGCAGAGGCAGGGCGCGAGGTGATGGCCATTCCCGGTTCCCCGCTCGATAGCCGTTCTCACGGCTGCAATCAGTTGATCCGCGACGGCGCGATTCTGGTGCAGACGCCTGATGACGTGGCCGAACTGCTGGCAGGTTTTTGTGGAGATCCGCGATCGACCTTTCGCGAAACGGCAGAGGCATTCGCCCCGGATGTGGCAGACGAACCGGCCGATGTGGCAGGCCTGCTGGCGCTGGCGCCGGTGGGTGTCGATGAACTGATCCGGCAGAGCGGGGCCAGCGCGGGCGCGGTGCAGATGGCCTTGCTGGAACTGGAACTTGCAGGCAGGCTGGTGCGCCATGCAGGCGGGCGCGTTTCACTGGCGGGCTAA
- the topA gene encoding type I DNA topoisomerase, with amino-acid sequence MQLVIVESPAKAKTIEKYLGPGYKVLASYGHIRDLPVKDGSVRPDEDFAMDWELYGDKQSRVKAITDAAKEADRLILATDPDREGEAISWHVRELLAKRRALPKEVERVTFNAITKQTVTEAMKRPRELDQDLIDAYLARRALDYLFGFTLSPVLWRKLPGAKSAGRVQSVALRLIVQREREIEVFRSQEYWSVIARLEQAGTEFAARLVKFDGQKLDKLTLGDEGAAMKAKALVESATFRVEDVETRPTRRNPYPPFTTSTLQQEAARKLGFSASHTMRVAQTLYEAGAITYMRTDGVQMDPSAISEARKAISDRYDGHYLPEKPRHYETKAKNAQEAHEAIRPTDFAKDRYGSGDEGRLYDLIYKRAMASQMASANIERTTVTLRDGTGKHELRATGQVVKFPGFLAVYEEGRDQKQDAEDDESGLLPAMNAGDTPAKRGVDATQHFTQPPPRYSEASLVKRLEELGIGRPSTYAATLQVLKDRNYVRTEKNRFFAEESGRLLTAFLERFFSRYVAYEFTAGMEDELDSVSDGRAEWKKVLAEFWRDFKPKSDEVMEKKPSEVTAELDEFLSDYLFPPKEDGSDPRVCPKCEAGRLALRGGRYGAFVACSNYPECKYTRKFAQPGGADGDGGDEGELGKDPISGLEVVRKTGRFGPYIQLGDGKEAKRASIPKDIGELDLEWALKLLSLPRTVGVHPESGKDITASIGRYGPYLAHDGKYARLKATAEVFETGMNAAVMLLAAAAAGAGARGSRTAAEPLKVFGAHPTSGGEIKLMAGRYGPYVTDGTTNATLPKDKQPETLTLEEAIVLINEREAKGPAKGKKGAKKAAPKKAAPKKAAGKAEDGEKKAAPKKAPAKKAAAKKPATKKAPAKETGAD; translated from the coding sequence ATGCAGCTTGTCATTGTAGAATCTCCGGCCAAGGCCAAGACCATCGAAAAGTATCTTGGCCCCGGCTACAAGGTGCTCGCCTCTTACGGCCACATCCGCGATCTTCCGGTGAAGGACGGCTCTGTCCGTCCCGACGAAGATTTTGCGATGGACTGGGAGCTTTACGGCGACAAACAATCGCGCGTGAAGGCCATCACCGATGCTGCCAAAGAAGCCGACAGACTGATCCTGGCGACCGACCCTGATCGCGAGGGTGAGGCAATTTCATGGCATGTCAGAGAGTTGTTGGCTAAACGTCGCGCGCTCCCTAAAGAAGTTGAGCGGGTTACCTTCAACGCCATCACCAAGCAGACGGTGACGGAAGCGATGAAGCGGCCACGCGAACTCGATCAGGATCTGATCGATGCCTATCTGGCCCGGCGTGCGCTGGATTACCTGTTCGGCTTCACCCTGTCGCCAGTGCTGTGGCGCAAGCTGCCGGGGGCGAAATCGGCCGGGCGCGTCCAATCGGTAGCGCTGCGCCTGATCGTTCAGCGTGAGCGTGAGATCGAGGTGTTCCGTTCGCAGGAATACTGGTCGGTCATCGCCCGGCTTGAACAGGCAGGCACCGAATTTGCCGCCCGCCTTGTGAAGTTTGACGGGCAGAAGCTCGACAAGTTGACGCTGGGCGATGAAGGCGCGGCAATGAAGGCCAAGGCACTGGTCGAATCCGCGACGTTCCGCGTGGAAGATGTGGAAACCCGCCCGACCCGCCGCAATCCCTATCCGCCGTTCACGACATCGACGCTACAACAGGAAGCCGCGCGCAAGCTGGGCTTTTCGGCCAGCCACACCATGCGCGTGGCGCAAACGCTGTATGAAGCAGGCGCAATCACCTACATGCGTACCGATGGCGTGCAGATGGACCCCAGCGCTATCTCCGAGGCGCGTAAGGCGATTTCGGACCGGTATGACGGCCACTATCTGCCTGAAAAGCCGCGCCACTATGAAACCAAGGCCAAGAACGCACAGGAAGCGCACGAAGCGATCCGGCCCACCGACTTTGCCAAGGACCGTTACGGTTCGGGGGATGAGGGGCGGCTGTATGACCTGATCTACAAGCGCGCGATGGCCAGCCAGATGGCGTCGGCCAATATCGAACGCACCACGGTTACGCTGCGCGATGGCACCGGCAAGCATGAACTGCGCGCCACCGGCCAGGTGGTGAAGTTCCCCGGATTCCTTGCGGTTTACGAAGAAGGCCGCGATCAGAAACAGGATGCCGAGGACGACGAAAGCGGCCTGCTGCCAGCAATGAACGCGGGCGATACCCCGGCCAAGCGCGGGGTCGACGCGACGCAGCATTTCACCCAGCCTCCGCCGCGCTATTCCGAAGCCAGCCTTGTCAAACGGTTGGAAGAACTGGGCATCGGCCGTCCTTCCACTTATGCCGCAACGCTGCAGGTGCTGAAGGACCGGAACTATGTCCGAACTGAGAAAAACCGTTTCTTTGCAGAGGAGTCGGGCAGGCTTTTAACAGCATTTCTGGAGCGCTTCTTCTCCCGCTACGTCGCCTATGAATTTACGGCGGGCATGGAGGACGAACTCGACAGCGTGTCTGACGGTCGTGCTGAATGGAAGAAGGTGCTGGCCGAATTCTGGCGCGATTTCAAACCCAAGTCAGACGAGGTGATGGAGAAGAAGCCAAGCGAGGTTACCGCCGAGCTTGACGAATTCCTGTCCGACTATCTGTTCCCGCCAAAGGAAGATGGCTCTGATCCGCGCGTCTGCCCCAAGTGCGAGGCCGGACGTCTGGCGCTGCGCGGTGGCCGCTATGGTGCTTTCGTGGCGTGTTCGAACTACCCTGAATGCAAATATACCCGCAAGTTCGCCCAGCCCGGCGGGGCTGATGGCGATGGCGGCGATGAGGGCGAATTGGGCAAGGACCCGATCAGCGGGCTGGAAGTGGTGCGCAAGACAGGGCGCTTCGGGCCATACATCCAGTTGGGTGATGGCAAGGAAGCCAAACGCGCGTCGATTCCCAAGGACATTGGTGAGCTTGATCTGGAATGGGCGCTGAAACTGTTGTCACTGCCGCGCACAGTAGGCGTGCATCCGGAAAGCGGGAAGGATATCACTGCAAGTATAGGGCGTTACGGCCCATACCTTGCACATGATGGTAAGTATGCCCGCCTGAAAGCCACTGCCGAGGTGTTTGAAACCGGCATGAATGCTGCCGTCATGCTACTGGCAGCTGCCGCTGCGGGGGCAGGGGCGCGTGGCAGCCGGACAGCGGCAGAACCGCTGAAGGTGTTTGGCGCGCACCCTACGTCCGGCGGCGAAATCAAGCTGATGGCGGGGCGTTATGGGCCTTATGTCACCGATGGAACGACCAATGCCACACTGCCCAAGGACAAGCAGCCTGAAACGCTGACGCTGGAAGAAGCGATAGTCCTGATTAACGAGCGTGAGGCGAAGGGACCGGCCAAGGGCAAGAAGGGCGCAAAGAAAGCTGCACCCAAAAAAGCCGCACCGAAGAAGGCCGCCGGTAAGGCCGAAGACGGTGAGAAGAAAGCCGCGCCAAAGAAGGCTCCGGCAAAAAAGGCCGCAGCCAAAAAGCCGGCAACCAAAAAAGCCCCGGCGAAAGAGACAGGCGCAGACTGA